TCGGAGGAACGTCGCGCATCCGCCCGGCCGGATGGAAGGCGGTGAAGTGCACGGGTACGTGCGGGCCGAGGTGTCCGACCACCCAGCGGGTGAGCGCGTCGATCTCGCGCGGGGCGTCGTTGTGTCCGGGGATCAGCAGGGTGGTCAGCTCGATCCAGACGTCGGTCTCGTGGACGGCGTACTCGATCGTGTCGAGCACGGGTCGCAGGTGGCCTCCGGTGAGGTCGCGGTAGAAGCGCTCGGTGAAGGCCTTGAGGTCGACGTTGGCGGCGTCGAGGTGCGCGAAGAGTTCGCGGCGCGGTTCGGCGCACAGGTAGCCGTTGGTCACGGCCACGGTCCGCACGCGACGGGCACGACAAGCCCGGGCGACGTCGACGGCGTACTCGAGGAACACGACGGGGTCGTTGTAGGTGAAGGCCACGCTGGGACATCCCGCGCCGACGGCCGCCGTCGCCACCGCTGCGGGTTCGACCTCGACCGCCGACACCGCGGCCGAGCGGGCATGGCTCAGCTCCCAGTTCTGGCAGTAGCGGCAGGCGAGGTTGCACCCGGCCGTCCCGAACGACAGGACCGACGTGCCGGGCAGGAAGTGATAGAGCGGTTTCTTCTCGATCGGGTCGACGCACAGGCCACTCGAACGGCCCCAGGTGGTGAGGACCAGCCGGCCGCCCTCGTTCGCCCGCACGAAGCAGAAGCCCCGCTGCCCGTCACGCAGGCGGCAGGCGCGTGGGCACACGTCGCACTGCACGCGGCCGTCGTCGAGCACGTGCCAGTAGCGAGCGACCGGAGTTGTCGGACCCTGCGTGTTCATGGGGTGTATAGTGGGGCAAGACCCCGAGGCCCGGGAATGGTGCGCGATGATCACCGTTCGGGATCCGGCCGTGGCGGGGTTCTTCTACCCCGCCGAGGCGTCCGCCCTCGAGCGTACGGTCTCCGACCTGCTCGCCGGGCCGGCGTCCGCCGCCCGGTCGCCGCAGGCACTGATCGTTCCGCACGCCGGGTACGACTACTCCGGTCCGGTGGCCGCCTCGGCGTACCGCTGCCTGCAGGCGCGGACCGAACCGATCCGGCGCGTGCTTCTGGTCGGGCCGAGCCACCGGTCGGTCTTCGGCGGCTTCGTCGTGCCGCGCGCCGATGCCTTCCGCACCCCGCTGGGCGACGTGGCCGTCGATCCCGAGCTCCGCGCCCGCGCCGTCGCGCGCGACGACGTGCTCGAGGAGGATCCTCCGCACCGCTTCGAGCACAGCCTCGAAGTGCAGCTGCCCTTCCTGCAGCTCGTGCTCGACGACGTCTCGGTCCTGCCGGTGCTGGTCGGCTTCGCCACGGGCGAGGACTGCGCCACCCTCGTCGACGCGCTCTGGACCGAGCCCGACACTCTGCTCGTGGTCAGCTCCGACCTGAGCCACGAGCACGACGAGGCCACGGCACGGCGTCTGGACAGGGCCACCGCCGAGGCCATCGAACGCCGGAAGCCGCAGCACGTCGACGAAGACGACGCCTGCGGCTGCATCGGTATCCAGGGACTGCTCCGCGTGGCGATCGACCGGGGCCTGCAGGTCGAGCGGGTGGACCTGCGGACCTCGGCCGACACGATGGGCTCGCCAGCGCGCGTGGTCGGTTACGGTGCCTTCGTGGTCTTCGAGCCCGCCGCCGACGACGTCACTTGACGAGCTGCAGCTTCTGCACCGCCCGCTTCGAACCACTCCGCAGCTCCGCCACGTAGGCTCCGCTCGCCACGGCGCGCCCCGACGCATCGGTGCCGTCCCAGGTCGCGGTGTAGGTCCCGGCCGTCCGCGTCTCGGCGACGAGTTCGCGCACGAGACGCCCGCGCAGGTCGTAGATCCTCAGCTGCGCCGGACCGGCGTCGTCGAGACGGAAGCGCAGCTCCGTCGACGGGTTGAAGGGATTCGGTGTCGGAGCCTCGAGCGCGAAGCCGCCAGGAGTGGGTGGCGTCAGGACACCGGTGGCGATGTCACCGAAGGTCCCCACCACCAGCGTCACCGTGGTCGACGTCGACGAGGCCTCCCCGTCGGAGCTGACGTACACGAAGGTATCGGTGCCGACGAAGCCGGGATCCGGCGTGTAGGTGAAGGAGCCGTTGACGACGAGCGAAACGTCGCCGTTCTCCGGTGGGAAGAACGACTGCGCGATGATGGTGTCGCCGTCGGGATCGACGTCGTTGACGAGCAGACCCGGGGCATCGATCGACAGGGGCGTGTCCGCAGGCGTGTAGTAGGCGTCCTGGGCGTTCACCGGCGCGCGATTGCCGTCGTACACCACGATGCTCACCTCGCCGGCGACCTCGGAGTTCAACGCCCCGTCGCCGATCGCATAGGTGAAGGTCTCGATTCCCGTGAACCCCTCGTTCGGCACGTACTCGATCGCGCCGGCCGTGTTGAGCGACAGGTCCCCGTTCGGCGGCGAGAAGAAGCTCCGCGCGGTCACCGCGTCCCCGTCGAGGTCGTAGTCGTTGGCCAGCAGGCCAGGAGCCTCGACGACGAGGGTCTCGCCCGCGGCCACCGAGAAGTGATCGGCCACGGCGATCGGAGCCCGCGCGAAGGACTCCTGGACGTCGAAACGGACGGTGACCAGGTCCGACGTGACGTCGCCGTCGCTCAGGGTGTAACGGAAGCTGTCGACGCCGGCGAAGCCCAGATCCGGTTCGTAGGTGAACGCGCCGGTCGTGACCAGGGACAGGGTGCCGTTGTCCGGCGGGAAGAAGCTCACGACCTGGAAGGACTCGCCCTCCGGTTCCCGATCGTTGCGCATGACGCCTTCGGCGGCGTCGACGTCGAGCACCTGGTCCTGCTCGACGATGTAGAAGTCGGGCATGCCGATCGGCGGATCGCCGGCGCGCCGTGCGGCGGCCTCGTCGAGTTCGGACGGATCGGCCTGGGGGACGGGCTCGCCCTCCGGCTCGACACCGCGCGGTTCGGAGGCACGCTCCGACACGGGCGCCGGCAGGGCGTCGACGAATCCCTCCTGCGCCCGAACCTTCCCCGACGGGAACGATACGGCGACGATGCAGCAGGACAGGAGAAGGATACGAAACGCGGTGGACATACGAGCTCCTCGGGTTGGCGCAGAGATGTCGTCGTCGGCTCGTGATGCAAGGATATCACGCCCGCCGTCGCAACCTCCAACCCTCAGCCCAGCGCGCTGCCCGCTTCCTCGAGCGCCCACCGCAGATTCGCCTGCGTCCACGCCAGGGGCGTCTGGTCGTTCGGTCGGTACACACCCTCGTCGCTCGACGCGAGGAACCACGCCTCGGTGCACAGTCCGGGCGCACACCACTCCCCCGGTCCGGTGATCTGTCCGATCGCACGGCGCAGATGATGATCGGCACGCGCGCGATGCCCGGCGTGCCGGGTGCGCCGGTAGCGCCGGGCGTGGTACACGGCGAGCACGGGATCGAAGATGCACCACTGCGCTTCGGTCCCCGGCTTCAGCAGGGCGTCGCGCTCGGCGGTGCTCGTGCTGTAGTCGGTGCTGCGCCTCTCCGGCGCGATCAACGCGCGGTAGTCGGCGCACCAGTAGCTGTCGC
This genomic interval from Candidatus Krumholzibacteriia bacterium contains the following:
- the amrS gene encoding AmmeMemoRadiSam system radical SAM enzyme; translated protein: MNTQGPTTPVARYWHVLDDGRVQCDVCPRACRLRDGQRGFCFVRANEGGRLVLTTWGRSSGLCVDPIEKKPLYHFLPGTSVLSFGTAGCNLACRYCQNWELSHARSAAVSAVEVEPAAVATAAVGAGCPSVAFTYNDPVVFLEYAVDVARACRARRVRTVAVTNGYLCAEPRRELFAHLDAANVDLKAFTERFYRDLTGGHLRPVLDTIEYAVHETDVWIELTTLLIPGHNDAPREIDALTRWVVGHLGPHVPVHFTAFHPAGRMRDVPPTPPSTLQRARHIARANGLRTVYTGNVVDPEGSRTVCPWCGEVLVERGGFAVVRRALADDGSCERCGATIDGVFEAVG
- the amrB gene encoding AmmeMemoRadiSam system protein B, which translates into the protein MITVRDPAVAGFFYPAEASALERTVSDLLAGPASAARSPQALIVPHAGYDYSGPVAASAYRCLQARTEPIRRVLLVGPSHRSVFGGFVVPRADAFRTPLGDVAVDPELRARAVARDDVLEEDPPHRFEHSLEVQLPFLQLVLDDVSVLPVLVGFATGEDCATLVDALWTEPDTLLVVSSDLSHEHDEATARRLDRATAEAIERRKPQHVDEDDACGCIGIQGLLRVAIDRGLQVERVDLRTSADTMGSPARVVGYGAFVVFEPAADDVT
- a CDS encoding Ig-like domain-containing protein, producing MSTAFRILLLSCCIVAVSFPSGKVRAQEGFVDALPAPVSERASEPRGVEPEGEPVPQADPSELDEAAARRAGDPPIGMPDFYIVEQDQVLDVDAAEGVMRNDREPEGESFQVVSFFPPDNGTLSLVTTGAFTYEPDLGFAGVDSFRYTLSDGDVTSDLVTVRFDVQESFARAPIAVADHFSVAAGETLVVEAPGLLANDYDLDGDAVTARSFFSPPNGDLSLNTAGAIEYVPNEGFTGIETFTYAIGDGALNSEVAGEVSIVVYDGNRAPVNAQDAYYTPADTPLSIDAPGLLVNDVDPDGDTIIAQSFFPPENGDVSLVVNGSFTYTPDPGFVGTDTFVYVSSDGEASSTSTTVTLVVGTFGDIATGVLTPPTPGGFALEAPTPNPFNPSTELRFRLDDAGPAQLRIYDLRGRLVRELVAETRTAGTYTATWDGTDASGRAVASGAYVAELRSGSKRAVQKLQLVK